The segment ACCAGCAGTACTGGGCAGCCCGTAGTGCCGATGTGGATGTGTACATGATTGACGTGATCTGGCCCGGTATTGTGGCCCCACACGCAGCCGATCTCAAGCAGTTCTTTACCGAAGCCGAGCTGAGCCAGTTCTTCCCCCGCATCGTGGAAAACAACACCATCCGGGGCAAGCTGACCTCGATTCCCTTCTTCACCGATGCGGGCCTGCTTTACTACCGCACCGACCTGCTGCAAAAGTACGGCTACCAGCGCCCACCCCAGACCTGGACCGAACTTGACCAGATGGCCACCAAGATTCAGGCCGGGGAGCGCCAGGCGGGCAACCGTGACTTCTGGGGCTTCGTCTGGCAGGGTAAAGCCTACGAAGGCCTGACTTGCGACGCCCTCGAGTGGATTTTCTCTATGGGCGGTGGCCGCATCATCGAGCCGGATGGCCGCATTAGCATTAACAACGCCCAGGCCATTGCTGCTTTGAACATGGTTCGTAGCTGGGTGGGCCGTATCTCGCCCCCAGGTGTGACCAGCTATGCCGAGGAAGAAGCCCGCAACACCTTCCAGACGGGTAACGCTGCCTTTATGCGTAACTGGCCCTACGCTTACAGCCTGGGCCAGAGCGAGGGTAGCGCGGTGCGGGGCAAAATTGGCGTGACGGTGCTGCCCCGTGGTGCAGGTCAGGGTGGCCGGAATGCAGCCACCCTGGGTGGCTGGCAGCTAATGGTTTCTGCCTACTCCAAGAACCAAAAGGTAGCCGCCGACCTGGTCAAGTACCTGACCAGTGTGGAGATTCAGAAAGACAACGCCGTTAACCTTTCGCGCCTGCCCACCCGGCCCGCCCTTTACAACGACCCCCAGGTGCTGGCCAAGAACGCCTTCTTCAAGGATCTGCTGCCGGTATTCCAAAACGCCATCGGTCGTCCTTCGGGCGTAGCGGGTGCCCGCTATAACCAGGTCTCCGAAGCCTTCTGGACGGGTGTTCACGAAGCCATTACCGGACGCAAGCCCGCCGCCCAAGCTGTGAAGGATATCGAAGCCGCCTTGCGGCGTATCCTGCGCTAGGCCTTTGGTAAAGCTTGGTTGGGAATGGGGTCGGATATCCGGCCCCATTCTTTGGTCAGAGAGCAGGCTTTAACGTGTCATACGGGTGCTTGGAATATGGATACAACAACCAATATAGTAGCGGTGTCTTGCAACATACCGCCATACTCCTTTTGAAGATTAGCTAGGGGAGGTGATGGATGCTCACTATTCGACAAACCCGTTTAGCCTGGCTACTGGTATTGCCCACGCTACTGGTGGTGGCGTTTGTGGCGGGCTATCCGCTGGCTCAGGTTTTTTACTACTCGTTTCACCGGGCCGATATCTCTTTTGTAGAACCAACCGAGTTTGTTGGTTTCAAGAATTACATTTTCTTGCTGCAAGACCCCGACTTTAGAGGTGCGCTCTGGAATACCCTGCGCTTTACCGTGGCCTCGGTCTTTCTGGAGACGGTGCTGGGCCTGGCCATCGCCCTGGTGATTCACTCCAACTTCAGGGGTCGGGGTATCGTGCGGGCCGCCATTCTTATTCCCTGGGCCATCCCCACGGTGGTATCGGCCAAGATGTGGCAGTGGATGCTCAACGACATCTACGGGGTCATCAACGTGATTTTGCTCAACACCGGTTTGGTTGCCAACAAAATTGCCTTCCTGGCCAACCCCAATACGGTGCTGTGGGCCATGGTTGCGGTGGATGTTTGGAAAACCACGCCGTTTATGGCCTTGTTGTTGCTGGCCGGTTTGCAGCTCATCCCTTCGGACATCTACGAGGCGGCCGACATCGATGGGGCCAGCCGTTGGCAGCAGTTCTGGACGTTAACCCTCCCGCTCTTGACCCCGGCCTTGGTGGTGGCCCTCATTTTTCGCACCCTGGACGCACTAAGGGTCTTCGATGTGATCTTCGTGATGGTGGGGGTTAATACCGCTACCCGCAGCCTGGCCATCTACAACCGCCAGACCCTGATTGATTTTCAGGACTTGGGTTACGGTTCTGCCGTATCGGTAGCCATCCTGGTTATCATCTTTATCTTTGTTGTGCTGTACATGCGTGTAGCCGGAAAGGGGGTGCGCGGTGAGGACTAAAGGCGTGAGCTACTACCTGGGGCGGTTGCTGTTCTATGCGTTGGTGGCATTTATTGTGGTCTACAGCGTGTTTCCCTTTTACTGGGCCATCATCAGCAGCTTTAAGACCAGCGATGCCCTGTTTAGCCCGAACCCGAGCTTCCTGCCCGTCCCATTTACCCTTTCGCACTACCAGAACGTATTCAGCGGTGCGGAGTTTGGCCGGAACCTACTCAACTCACTTATTGTGGCAGGAGGTGCCACCCTAATTTGCCTGGTGATGGGCGTGATGGCGGCCTACGCGCTGGGCCGGCTGCGCTTTCCTCCCAAAAACGCCGTGCTCTACCTGGTGCTGGCCATGACCATGTTCCCACAGGTATCGGTGCTCTCGGGCATGTTTGTGTTGTTGCGGGAGACGGGCCTGTTCAATACGCACGCGGGTTTGATTCTTTCTTACTTGCTTTTTACCCTACCCTTTACAGTTTGGGTGCTGACCGGCTACTTCCGGGGGTTGCCGCGGGAGCTCGAGGAGGCCGCCTATGTGGATGGTGCAACACCCATACAAACCTTGCTCCGGGTGATGTTGCCCCTCACTGGCCCCGGTCTGGTTACCACCGGTTTGTTGGCTTTCATTGCAGCTTGGAACGAGTACCTCTTTGCCCTGACCTTTACCATCGGCAACAATGTCCGCACGGTTCCGGTGGCCATTGCATCTTTTGGTGGGGCTACTCCCTTTGAGATACCCTGGGGCTCGATTATGGCGGCTTCGGTGGTGGTGACGGTGCCGCTGGTGATTATGGTGCTCATCTTCCAGCAGCGCATCGTGGCCGGGCTAACGGCTGGAGCTGTGAAAGGGTAAGCTTGCTCGAGGGATGCATTCAGTGCGGGCCATTGAACTGGGAGATTACGTTATGTACCCCATCTGAAGTTTCTGTTTAGCGCAGGTCAAAGCCGGCTGGATTTGTGAGCAGCCCTCAGCCGTACTTCAGGCGGGGGCCCCAGCAAAAAGAGCGAACCGCTATGATGGGCAGGTATGATGCAAGAAGCATACCGATGGCTTTGGGAACACAGCAGAGAAACCGCCTATCTGGCCTCCTTTGGCAGGCTGGCCGGCTGGGATCAGGCCACCTATATCCCGCGCAAGGGCCATGCCCACCGGGCCCAGATGCAGGCCGCGCTGGCCAAGCTCCTGCACCAGCGGGCCACCGACCCCCGCGTTGGCGAGATGCTGGCGGTTGTAGAGGGCTCGGACTGGCTGGGGCCCCCGGAGTCGGTGGAGGCAGTGAATGTGCGGGAGTGGCGCAGGGCCTACGATCACGCTTGCAAAATTCCCCAGCGGCTGGCGGTTGAACTGGCCCAGGCCACCAGCGAGGGCGAGGCCATCTGGCAGCAGGCCCGACCCAAGAACGACTGGGAGGCTTTTAGGCCAACGCTCAAAAAAATCTTTGGCCTTACCCGTGAGCTTGCCGATGCCATTGGCTACCAGGACGAGCCCTACGATGCCCTGCTTGATCAGTACGAGCCGGGGGCTACCACAAAGCAGCTCGAGCCGGTCTTTGCCCGGCTGCGCCAGGCCACCGTGGAGCTGCTGAAGCGGCTGGATGGCAGCACACGCAAGCCCGACACCAGCATTTTGCACCGCCACTTTCCCCAAAGCGCCCAGGAAGCCTTTGGACGGGAGGTCGTGGCAAAAATAGGCTTTGACCTCGAGGCGGGCCGCCTCGACGTGGTGGCCCACCCTTTTATGCAGGGCATCGGCCCCGGCGACGTGCGCCTGACCACCCGCTACTATGAGGACTACTTCAACGCCGGATTTTTTGGCATTGTGCACGAGATGGGGCACGGGCTCTATGGACAGGGGCTCTTGCCCGAGCACTTCGGTACCCCCATGGGCAGCGAAATCTCGCTGGGTATCCACGAGTCGCAAAGCCGTACCTGGGAAAACCTGGTGGCCCGTAGCCTGGGCTTCTGGCGCCACTTCTGGCCCAGAGCCCAGCAACACTTTTCATCGCTGGGCGATGTGCGCCTCGAGGATTTTCACTTCGCCATCAACGAGGTCAAGCCGAGCCTGATCCGGGTAGAGGCCGACGAAGTCACCTACAACCTGCACATCATGATTCGCTTCGAGGTAGAACTGGCCCTCTTGCGCGGTGAGTTATCCATAGACGATGTGCCCGAGGCCTGGGATACTAAATACCAGGAATACTTAGGGGTTCGCTCAGCGGAAATCCGGGATGGGGTAATGCAAGATGTGCACTGGTCGGCGGGGTTGATTGGCTACTTCCCCACCTACACCCTGGGCAACCTTTACGCAGCGCAGTTTTTTGCCAGGGCCGAACAGGAGCTGGGGTCGCTCGAGGCGCAGTTTGCCCAGGGGGAGTTCACCCCCCTGCTGGAATGGACGCGCAAGAACATCCACCACCAGGGTAGCCGCTACTGGCCCCGCGATCTGGTGCGCGTGGTAACCGGCCAGGATCTGAACCCGCAGTTCTTGATCGACAATCTGAACCTTAAATACTCGGCGCTTTATGCGGTCTGATATGAACCCCACCTGGAGCATTCCGCTTAGAAGGTCAAGCCCTCCTGTATGTTCAGGCTGCTACGGCCAGTGTTTCAGGCGGGGCCCAGCAGAAAGAGCAAACAACCCTAGTGGTCTGGGAGGTCTGGTGACGATC is part of the Meiothermus cerbereus DSM 11376 genome and harbors:
- a CDS encoding carbohydrate ABC transporter permease, translating into MLTIRQTRLAWLLVLPTLLVVAFVAGYPLAQVFYYSFHRADISFVEPTEFVGFKNYIFLLQDPDFRGALWNTLRFTVASVFLETVLGLAIALVIHSNFRGRGIVRAAILIPWAIPTVVSAKMWQWMLNDIYGVINVILLNTGLVANKIAFLANPNTVLWAMVAVDVWKTTPFMALLLLAGLQLIPSDIYEAADIDGASRWQQFWTLTLPLLTPALVVALIFRTLDALRVFDVIFVMVGVNTATRSLAIYNRQTLIDFQDLGYGSAVSVAILVIIFIFVVLYMRVAGKGVRGED
- a CDS encoding ABC transporter substrate-binding protein; its protein translation is MKKWLVGVLALAFTVGGLALAQGVTIRVAGDSTAVGEGGRWMKAKAEEWAQKTGNKIEYIDSPADTNDRLALYQQYWAARSADVDVYMIDVIWPGIVAPHAADLKQFFTEAELSQFFPRIVENNTIRGKLTSIPFFTDAGLLYYRTDLLQKYGYQRPPQTWTELDQMATKIQAGERQAGNRDFWGFVWQGKAYEGLTCDALEWIFSMGGGRIIEPDGRISINNAQAIAALNMVRSWVGRISPPGVTSYAEEEARNTFQTGNAAFMRNWPYAYSLGQSEGSAVRGKIGVTVLPRGAGQGGRNAATLGGWQLMVSAYSKNQKVAADLVKYLTSVEIQKDNAVNLSRLPTRPALYNDPQVLAKNAFFKDLLPVFQNAIGRPSGVAGARYNQVSEAFWTGVHEAITGRKPAAQAVKDIEAALRRILR
- a CDS encoding carbohydrate ABC transporter permease; this encodes MRTKGVSYYLGRLLFYALVAFIVVYSVFPFYWAIISSFKTSDALFSPNPSFLPVPFTLSHYQNVFSGAEFGRNLLNSLIVAGGATLICLVMGVMAAYALGRLRFPPKNAVLYLVLAMTMFPQVSVLSGMFVLLRETGLFNTHAGLILSYLLFTLPFTVWVLTGYFRGLPRELEEAAYVDGATPIQTLLRVMLPLTGPGLVTTGLLAFIAAWNEYLFALTFTIGNNVRTVPVAIASFGGATPFEIPWGSIMAASVVVTVPLVIMVLIFQQRIVAGLTAGAVKG
- a CDS encoding carboxypeptidase M32; its protein translation is MMQEAYRWLWEHSRETAYLASFGRLAGWDQATYIPRKGHAHRAQMQAALAKLLHQRATDPRVGEMLAVVEGSDWLGPPESVEAVNVREWRRAYDHACKIPQRLAVELAQATSEGEAIWQQARPKNDWEAFRPTLKKIFGLTRELADAIGYQDEPYDALLDQYEPGATTKQLEPVFARLRQATVELLKRLDGSTRKPDTSILHRHFPQSAQEAFGREVVAKIGFDLEAGRLDVVAHPFMQGIGPGDVRLTTRYYEDYFNAGFFGIVHEMGHGLYGQGLLPEHFGTPMGSEISLGIHESQSRTWENLVARSLGFWRHFWPRAQQHFSSLGDVRLEDFHFAINEVKPSLIRVEADEVTYNLHIMIRFEVELALLRGELSIDDVPEAWDTKYQEYLGVRSAEIRDGVMQDVHWSAGLIGYFPTYTLGNLYAAQFFARAEQELGSLEAQFAQGEFTPLLEWTRKNIHHQGSRYWPRDLVRVVTGQDLNPQFLIDNLNLKYSALYAV